Genomic segment of Terriglobia bacterium:
TCAATACGGTCGACGTCTTCCAGGAGGGTGTCCTGCACGTTCCAATACACACCGGAAAACAATGGAGTGTAGACACTTCTGCCATCGATCAGCACCAGGAGCTTGTTCGCAAATCGGCCATTGAATCCTCGCGATGTGATGGCCCACTTGTTCTCATCGATCCGGGCGACCTCGATTCCGGGCGCCATTCGGAGCGCCTCCGGAATGGTTCGGACACCCGAGCGGCGGATGTCATCTTGCGTGATGACGAAGACCGCAGCGGGCGCTTCACCAAGCTTCTGTTCCCGTTTGGATACTGAGGTGACCCTCACGTTCATCAAGTCTTCCAGACTGATCTTCGTCACGTCCGGCAAGTCCTGGGCGGTTAAGACCGCGGCCGTCAGCAAGACGCCAATAAATGACCGAAAGGTCTGACTCGAGAAAGCCGCCCGGCGGGCGCGCGGCTTCGATGTCGCTTTGGAAGTCTTGGACGGCCTGTTGCGGTGAATGTGTTCCACCGTTTTCATACCATGCTCCTGTGAAGGGCCGGTTGAACCGCCCCTTGAAGTTTTAGTCGTACTGATCGTTGTCAGAATCATTGAGGTTTTTCGCCTGTAACCGTGAACAGCGTGGAATATGTGAGCGTATCGGGGCGGCGGAGATAGTTCAGAAATCTCCGGATTTCTTCCTCGGCCTCATAATCACTGCCAAGCGCACGCGCCAGGCGCGGTCTGGCAATTTCAAGTTTCAGTTCCCACTGTTCGAAGATATAAGGATCGACCTTCCCCGCGATCAGGTGATAGCACTCCACCTGAACTCGAAGGTTCTCGAGGCCGGCATTGCGGCCGTGCCAGAAGAGTTTCCGCCCTATCAAAGGATCGAAACCAGTCTCAGCAAGACTCTTCATGACTCGCTGAATGGTCTCCTGCATCAACTCCTCTTCAGGGTAGTGCCACACCAACTGTCCGTCTAAATCCTGCATCAGCACTACGCCGCCGGGTTTGCAGACCCTGACCATTTCGGCCACCGCCGCCTCTTTGTCCTGAATGTACTGAAGTAACATTCGGGTATAGACGACATCGAAGCTGCCGGAAGGAAACTTCATTTGCCGGGCATCGCCACACACGAAACGCACCTGCGAGGCGTAGTTGTCGCCCTGGTTGGCTTGCTGTATCCGCGTCGGGCTCAGGTCGAGGCCGGTGGCTTTGATCCCAGGTCGGCGTTTGGTGATCGCGCGGGCGATATTGCCCGGTCCGCAACCAACGGACAGTACTTCTGCGCCGGAGAAAAGATATCCATCAAGATATTTTTTCGTCCAGGTGTCGGGATCCACTTTCCGTGCCAGGCGCGAAGCCTCGCGCGGATCTTCCATGATGTAAGTGCCTGAAGAAACTAGTGCCATAGTGTTTTTCCTTAAACGGTTATAGAACGTTCAACATTTTGTCTTTCTGCGCGCTGCAGGAGACGGGTGTAAAAGTGGTCAACGTGCTCGTAGAAGTGTGATTGACCGCGTTGCAACCAGATTCCGTGGCAATAACTGCGTAGAAACTCGGCCCCCAATTCAGTAAGTGCGGAGGCCGCCATCTGGTCGGCGATAACAGGGATTTCGTTCAATTCAAAATCTGTGTAGGCTGCCCGTGCTGCATTCATCAGCGATCCGACGATTGTGGGCACATCCGATTCGGCCACGGCAGGATGGAGCAGCAGATCGCAGCGGTTCTCGATGAAGCTGAAGTTGATTCCAAGGGGACCGCGATATGCCATGACGGCTCCGATCGGTTCGTCTTTGGAATCCCGATAAGCCAGCCACGTCTGGCGCGTGCGGCGCAAACCGACGCCCCGATAAAGGTCATTCACATAATGCAGCTCCACGTCGTGCTTAAGCTCTTCGGAGTTGACGTACATATTTCCGCGGACGAGCGCAGCCAGCCCGCAGAGAGCTTCCTGATGTGAGCTGTCGTAGGGCACGACATGCACAGAATCATTGGCCTCAAACGATTTGTGCCGCGGCAGCGCAAAATACATATGCCGCCTCACCGAGGCATAGGACTCGCCGATCGACTGCACCATCGAGCCGAAAACGCGCGCCGGAAAACGATTCTCCGGTCTGAACCAGTTTTGATGGGATTCGTCGAGACCCCTCAACAAGGCTCCGGCCGAGCCGGCCAGCATGACTGCCCGTGACCCGAGAGGATTGTTCTCAGAAACCAGATGTTGCGAGACCCAGGCGCGGCCCGTTGTACGCCACACGGCAATCGAGGCTTGTCCCTTCTCCTCGCTGCCTGCAGTCAGGACGTAGAGCAGCGAATCGCCGGCCTGCAGCATCCGGCGCCAGTTCTCCTTCACCAGATCCATGTATGGAAGCAGCCGGGCGGC
This window contains:
- a CDS encoding methyltransferase domain-containing protein; the protein is MALVSSGTYIMEDPREASRLARKVDPDTWTKKYLDGYLFSGAEVLSVGCGPGNIARAITKRRPGIKATGLDLSPTRIQQANQGDNYASQVRFVCGDARQMKFPSGSFDVVYTRMLLQYIQDKEAAVAEMVRVCKPGGVVLMQDLDGQLVWHYPEEELMQETIQRVMKSLAETGFDPLIGRKLFWHGRNAGLENLRVQVECYHLIAGKVDPYIFEQWELKLEIARPRLARALGSDYEAEEEIRRFLNYLRRPDTLTYSTLFTVTGEKPQ